From Psychrobacillus sp. FSL K6-2836, a single genomic window includes:
- a CDS encoding YlaH-like family protein: MEEKQFVFGRMSSIARYIYEVMPNFDIAGYVLFVLIFLLSVLVYKLGFAKKLRFSQNVVIYVFLLLGCLMLTFLAFFLPVVEGLIVAALILIIYKIRLRLEKRQSSTT; encoded by the coding sequence TTGGAGGAAAAGCAATTCGTATTTGGTAGAATGTCTAGTATAGCGAGATATATTTATGAGGTTATGCCAAATTTCGATATAGCTGGTTATGTGCTATTTGTTTTAATTTTCTTGCTTTCTGTGCTTGTGTACAAGCTTGGATTTGCAAAGAAATTGCGTTTTAGTCAAAATGTTGTTATTTACGTATTTTTGTTATTAGGTTGTTTGATGTTGACGTTCCTCGCATTTTTCCTTCCTGTTGTGGAAGGGTTAATCGTGGCAGCATTGATTTTAATTATTTACAAAATACGCTTACGACTTGAGAAAAGACAAAGCTCGACTACTTAA
- a CDS encoding DUF2935 domain-containing protein — translation MYELHFWLQILGDHARFIHDSLAPSEREKIEAASSFIKRFDQLLKISKNNLTNEDIITLVQKSKVASEKIRAFKLWIIKDHLVGEIKISLPPSFINHMVNEVEEAIRVFSYLEKGQDIPDVHPLHHDLLWLIDAAGHAGAIDADLDRVEKQLKEKGQQFMKEWEDFYLKAVELAGFLRANVDKFPALDKFHDDIELEMTIFKEFLRELEEMKLKKEVLGTFTPLMADHMTREETYYLRKIELVS, via the coding sequence TTGTACGAACTTCATTTTTGGTTACAAATATTGGGAGACCACGCTAGATTTATCCATGATTCATTGGCTCCAAGTGAGAGAGAGAAAATTGAGGCAGCAAGTTCTTTTATTAAACGGTTTGACCAATTGCTAAAAATTTCAAAAAACAATTTAACTAATGAGGATATTATTACGTTAGTCCAAAAATCCAAAGTAGCTAGTGAAAAGATTCGAGCTTTTAAATTATGGATAATAAAAGACCATTTAGTTGGGGAAATAAAGATTTCCCTGCCACCTTCGTTCATCAATCATATGGTAAATGAAGTAGAGGAAGCCATCAGGGTGTTCTCTTATTTAGAGAAAGGTCAAGACATTCCAGATGTACATCCTTTGCATCATGATTTACTATGGCTAATTGATGCTGCAGGCCATGCTGGTGCAATTGATGCAGACCTGGACAGAGTCGAGAAGCAACTGAAAGAAAAAGGGCAGCAATTTATGAAAGAGTGGGAGGACTTTTATTTAAAAGCAGTAGAATTAGCAGGCTTTTTAAGAGCAAATGTTGATAAATTCCCGGCATTAGACAAATTCCATGATGATATAGAATTAGAAATGACTATTTTTAAAGAGTTCCTAAGGGAACTGGAAGAAATGAAGCTCAAAAAAGAAGTATTAGGAACCTTTACACCGCTTATGGCTGACCACATGACTAGGGAAGAAACATACTATTTAAGAAAGATAGAGCTAGTGTCTTAA